GTACTTTTCCTAAAATATGTTCCTAACTAAACCTTCCCTACTACGTAACTCATTGGTTATCggtattttttatatagtagaACAAAACAACTGAAATCATACCTGCTGCTTTTTTATGCACATTTCAGCGCTCGGCGGTCTCCACATCTTTTCAGTTTCGATTTCTTTCAACAGAGCAACGCGCTTCCTCATTGCGTCCTCAAGTGAAACCTGGAAAAACAGGGAAGAATAGTTTTGCGTTACTAGCGAAATAAGAATAACGGTACTTtctctatgaaattccatttcgggagaaaacgttttccacttactaaatcttaacaaatcactttgattttgatgtcgatcgctttagcataatatattccaggtttataggattcgaattaaaaaaatatttttttaaagcgaatccTATTTAGCggattatttataattttttttttgtatttcaaattgtgaaaaaaaaaggaaaatctataaacctagtttttcattgtgtcaataacatactaataaaatcatggagaattttgtatggacgatcacatGGTACATTTCGCTCTTAATGACAAACTATGCTTATGTTGCTTTACTTCGTACTATTattacttgatttttttttttaatactacgtcggtggaaaacaagcatacggcccgcctgatggtaagcctatgtacgcctgcaactccagaggagttaaatgcgcgttgccgaccctaataaccccctcccgcccctcgttgagctctggcaatatAAAATACCcagaatataagaaaaaaatatgtgacgaATCTTTATCATGTCAAAAATATTTCCCTCTAATAATATGTTCTTATTCGTATGGTCATTATTACGGGTAAGGTAAGTTGACTAAGTTGTATGTGTACCatgagatcaaagttattttcTTACTTTTGAATCCCTTTGTAAAGATTTTCGACCTTTTGCGGCCCAGCACCAAGCTAGATAGACGCACCATCGGTCGCTTTCGCGCTGTTGGTTTTAGTTCGGTCAATAAAGAAAACATTCTTTGGACACTGGACACTACAgctaagtttttttaattccttAATAGCTAATGCTGGGGCcaatttctcgaacggtattagactaatattattagtccacgaactgtcaagtccacgaactaataatattagactaatagcgttcgagaaatgggcccctgttgaCTAAGCAGATACTCACTTTGATGTCCGCGAGGCTTCGAGTAGCATTTTTACTCAACTGCATCACCTGCAGATAATCCGCCGTGACGCTCGCACGCCGTTTTCGGGCTTCTTCTAGTTGTGAACGGACGCGGTCTCTGTCTCGAATACTGGCTGCcactaaaatatacaaaaaatgaGGTACTGCTGACATGAACGAATAAAACAAGAAGAATGacagtgtatacatatatagtcGCGTTTTTCCAATATTCAGCGCCAACTATTGAAGAGAAGTTGACGTAGGTAATTTAACAGAATGCGTGGAACTGAGACCTACTTCAAAATAACTCAACTTCAGCTCACTAGATAGAGTTGCGGTATTGGAATCCGAggacagggggcctaccgcgaaaaccgaatttcgcaaattgcggggatctttctcttttactctcactaaaacgtaattagagtgacagagaaacatgcccgcaattgacgaacttcgattttcgcggttgtagcccagAGATCTAAGCGCCGAATAAAATGGGTGAACCTCAGACCGGCTCCGTTAGTGACGCCATCTGGCAATAAACTGAATATAAGAGGAACGCGACTTTGTACAGACGTTGTAGGTCTTCTTGTTTTATTCTTCCATGGATTAATAAGTAGATTAGAAGGTATAAAACGTAAACGCTGGAAACGTAACGTTAATAAGTCTGTTTTAGGTTAATTAGGTAGTAGCAGTGGCGGTTAATTAtggtgtgggcaaggtacatttagcgaggccctctggtggtgCAAGAAACGACGAATATTGTTTTACGTTGCTTCCCACTCTTCCCAGTTATAAATACGTATTTGAGGCGCGATGCCCCTCTTACTCTTAGACCGCGAGGACGTAGGCGGTCGctcacgtcgcccacgcctattAGCGCCGCCTCTGGGAAGAACTTATACGATCAGAGGTCCTACTGCAAACCACTTCGTTTGTTCGTTCATCTATTTGCATGTCAGAATTTCTACGGTTTCGTCTTAAAGGTGCTTAGGAGACCCTATTCCTGAGCCTCCGCACTACTCTTTGGCCTCCGCTAGCTTTCCGTCGATTTGTCAGCatgctgtatctcataaaccatAATACGTATACAGTTGACTTCAGAAAGTCAGTGTATATTGACGCTATaatcaacaaataataataagtagtaGCAGAGACTAGTAAATATTCAACACGGACAACCACCATACAACACCTATTTCCCACGTGCCTCATCAATCTCATCATTGTCGTAAGGGGCgctttttactatttttcctactcctctactgttatctgtcatttatgcattcattaacacgaatataagaacatacataaaggtttcaagaaaagtctatattgtctattcctcataacagcacttgtgctttaaatcgctataacgttactgcgattcaTGGCTACCAacttaacaaaatcaaaatacagTTTCAAACTTAGTtcaactcacgccactcgccttttttgacccttcttatacaactgttgcataaaatactatttccatTTTAGCTTTATGCGTATAAAATCTGTCACCTGCTGCTACCTCCCTATTTATGACCAAAGAGAATATAACCACTTTCTGTCTTCTAAATAGACTTGCCTAACCGCTGTGATATGAGATACTGGCTATGAGACCTCCGGAAAGGGTACAGCAAAATTATTATTGGTTATTcacattaatatataaaattcaaGCATTAATCTTATTTGTTCATTATTACTTATACCTTACGTATTTAGTATTAAtcaagtaacaataaaaaactttttcctactcctctactgttatctgtcatttatgcattcattaacacgaatataagaacatacataaaaggtttcaagaaaagtctatattgtctattcctcataaaagctcttgtgcttttaatcgctataacgttactgcgattaatggctaccaacctaacaaaaccaaaacgaatacagttttaaactaaatgCATTGccgccaacttacaaaatatccatttggttgcatagtaaaaataattacttcataagtcagaaacacgcatgtgacacccgtaacatagcaacacccatagactacgaagaccgcttagcgttgcttgttagtctccgtaggctacggtggccaaaattgagaaaaaactgtccaaaaatttaatttagcaagtagcaccAGACCACCAGACCACCACCAGACCGTGACCGTGACCGTGTTGGAccgtaccagggcctcatgagttacgaggtgtcgctgaccaggccgcgtaacaaggtatgctcgcgcgtcttggctatatacttttgctttgttttcctaaattaagatttatttttgttgactcgtaggaaaaatattgtatgcaacgttgtataagtaggtcaaaaaatgctcgtggcgttttcctttacaatgttcggctacgccttcggctccggctcacattgtaactcacgccactcgtttttttgacccttcttatacaactgttgcataaaatactataagctAAAATGTAATAACATCGATAACttcacaaatgagatatcactcaaacgcgtaatattgcattacgcatcactccgagaaaccaagcattacttcaaaTCAAACATCACTCGAGCCCATGACTGGAcgaagcgcgcgtaaactcgtaaagcatcaatatagattgacgcgccggtagtcggtagcggtacgaaaggtccgttcaagtctatatacaatccgcgtaatgtatattgagcaatgagacgtgatggtgtgatgtgtgatgtttgtttgccatgctatcattactttgctatcccgctcgcacccgcactcactgctcgctcgctctcattccgcaatgctttcggatgctttcggaacacttcggatcggtccgctcggccggtcggtaGCAGTCACATTTGAGTTActgcaaatttcattaaattgatacgataaaggatttttgcacctgcaatcgatttaaaactgtaatgcgttaacatagagcttacaatgtttttagtattttacctataaggatgcggctaaatgataattcgcttgcgagtttgaatttgacgaacaaaaacgtatttactgtttattattgttgtgaaatgtttggtttggttgactttcgcggcaaactaaattaagcacgagtgaagttacttatttatctttaatttaatagtgagctagtgtttacagtacattctcgtatcagtatcatatcataattttattgatatacccaaataaaaatactactacgtgactctcgatggcgttatctcattaattaacagatattttcttttattttttatgtatgatgcatattttacgactataaaaataaaaacattaacaaaaacgatctatcacatggcggtgacaaaacgcaatgcgtaatagatcgacgcgccgatatgatacgcccAGAGTCCTAACACTAGTAATTATACCTACGACCTACCGAACCTATTCATAAACAAATCACCATACTTATGAAAGTGTAatgttttaagtattaaaacaaagtatgttttataatgatatatttaaatacaactTACATAGTAGAATAGTATTATCCTCCATAAATTCGGCTATTGTATAATAGGTAACATTTCTCCACCAGCTAACATTAAAGACGGTTTATAAAGTGCAAGCCTGTTTGTTTGGTTATTAACTTTGTTTAGCTCTGTAATATGGCCCGTCTTATATGCACGAAAGTAATATTGTAAGTGAGTAGTACCCACTTTTATTTACCCACTGGGTACACAAAAgcataataaaagcaatttaAGCATATTCTTATTCAAGGGCGACATCTCGTGAGCTTTTCGAGATGGTTAAACATGCTAacactagatggcgccattaAATCAGAATATGCTTAAAATGCTTTAAATCTGAACAACTAAAACGTAATAATTCATTCAACCATTCTTACAGCGTTGTATGCGGGTGGtcagtctttttagggttccgtagccgtGGCAAAGGATTCCGTAGCCGTGgcaaagggttccgtagccgtggcaaagggttccgtagccgtggcaaaaaacggaacccttatagattcgtcatgtccgtctgtctgtccgtttatgtcacaaccactttttccgaaactataagagctatactgttcaaacttggtaagtagatgtattctatgaaccgcattaagatttttacacaaaaatataaaaagaacaaaaaaatttgggggttcccgtacttagaactgaaactcataaaatcttttttcatcaaacccgtacgtgtggggtatctatggataggtcttcaaaaatgatattgaggtttctaatatcatttttttctaaactgaatagtttgcgcgagagacacttccaaagtggaaaaatgtgcccccccccccccccccctgtaacttctaaaataacagaat
The nucleotide sequence above comes from Cydia pomonella isolate Wapato2018A chromosome 2, ilCydPomo1, whole genome shotgun sequence. Encoded proteins:
- the LOC133534590 gene encoding uncharacterized protein LOC133534590 → MANIIDVEMDTCEPDSTVEIIDVEEEPVTQERTPLQIMSYELVERQNMCAAMVAASIRDRDRVRSQLEEARKRRASVTADYLQVMQLSKNATRSLADIKVSLEDAMRKRVALLKEIETEKMWRPPSAEMCIKKQQELKERVEHMRAILGMGKIRTPDD